In Sphingomonas sp. KC8, the sequence CGTCCATCAGGAAACGGGGCTGTGCGGAATGCGGTTGCGCCAGATATTCCGCCGGATCATCGCCAACGAGGCCGCGACGGAACAACATGCAATAGTCCGAATATGCCCGTTCGATCGGGTTGCGCAGTTGCACGATCAGCGGAATTTTGGGCAGCAGCGCGGCGATCCGCTGAGGGGCCAGCGGGTGCGCGAAATAATCGGCCGATTTCTCGCCGATCACCTCATGTGATGCGGCATCGCGGAATTGTCCGCGATACCAGTCGTGGCCGCGATCATATTCGGTGCTGAAATAATGTGGTTCGGGACCGGGCATGAAGATTGCCGGATGCTGGCGCAATTGGTGCGCCAGCCAGGTGGTGGCGGCCTTGACCGCGCCGATGATGATGAATTCGGGAAAACGGGCGGGGCGCTGATACATGGCCTTATTCGCATTCCGCTTTCAGGATACCCGCCAGCGTGCGTCCGATTTCCTGCATTTCACGCGGGGCAAGCGTCTGATCCACCGGTAGCTTGATACTGGTCTGCCCCAGTTGGCGGGCGATCGGTAGGCTTTGCTTCGGGGTATGGCCGGCTGCAAGGAACGCCTGTTCCCGATAGATTTCCGGGCAGCTTCCTGATTGGCAGGGCATGCCGGCATCGTTCATCTGTGCCACGATGCGATCGCGAAACGCGGCGCTGTGCGGCGGGTCGGTCGGGGTGAAGGCATAAAATGCGTAATAGGCATGGTCGCATTCGCCGGGCGGCTGCACAAGCCGCAGGTTGAGCAGGCCGCCCAGCGTTTCCAGCAGAATACCGGCGTTCCGCCGTCGCGTTGCCGTCCATCCCGGCAATTTGGCCAATTGGATTGATCCGATTGCGGCCTGCATCTCGGTCATCCTGCAATTGCTGCCGAAGTCGTCGTGAATCCAGCGGAACGCGCCACCACCCGGCAAGTGCGCCTTGGTAAAATCCTTGCCATGGTTCGAAAGCGACCATGCTTTTTCCCATTGCGCCCGTGTTCGTAGCACCAGCATGCCGCCTTCCCCCCCGGTCGACATGATCTTGTCGGTGCAGAAGGAAAAAGCCGCCACATCGCCGAACGATCCGACGGGCTGGCCGTGGAAACGTGCGCCATGCGCCTGTGCGCAATCTTCGATCACCTTCAGACCATAGGCTTCGGCAAGGACCATGATTTCGTCCATCGCGGCGGGAAAGCCGCCAAGATGAACGACGATGATCGCCCGCGTACGCGGGGTCAGCACTGCGGCGATGCTTTGGGCGGTCAGATTCTGGCTGACGGGATCGACATCGGCGAATACGGGCTTGGCGCCGCAGGTAATGACGCAACTGGCCGACGCCACGAAGCTGCGCGCTGTGACGATCACCTCGTCGCCCGCGTCGATCCCCAGAACGCGCAGCGCAAGTTCCAGCGCCACCGTGCCATTCGACACCGACAGCGCATGGGGCATCGCGCACATCGCCGCGAAGGACTGTTCGAACGTCCGGCAGCGATCGCCATGGCATAGCGCATTGACGCGGCCAGATCGCAGCACGTCGACGACCGCGGCGATTTCGTCCTCGTCATGGGTTGGCCATCGTGAATGAATCACAGCAGGCGCGAAGTGCACCGTCTTCGGTGCATCGCGGTCGTGGGCCAATGTGGGATGGGTCAAGGCGGGGGATGGCATTGTCCGGCCCCTTTCATGCTGCCTGCGGACGTGGGCCGACCGGCCGGGACTGTGCCGCGCGCGCTGGCTGCGAAGCAACGGCTTCCTGCGGCGCCGGTTGGTATGTCGGTCGGCTCGACTGGCGCGCCAGGACCTCCATGATCAGCCGTCGTGACCGATCGACATTGCCCTGGACGACCAGCCGGGCGAGCAGATCGAAAACGCGGTTGAGCTGCGCCAGCGGGATCGGGTTCGGTTCGGCTTCGAACACGCCGTCGACCGGCGATTGCAGGCAGCGCTCATTGGTGTCGAACAGTTCTTCGTACAGCTTTTCGCCTGGCCGCAGGCCGATGATCTTGATCGGAACGTCGCGGTTCGGTTCCAGTCCGCCAAGGCGGATCATGCGCTGCGCGATGTCGATGATGCGGATCGGTTCGCCCATGTCGAGCACGAAAATCCGGCCGCGGCACAGATCGCCTTCCAGCGCGCGCGCCATGCTTTGCAGGATCAGTTGCACCGCTTCGAAGATCGTCATGAAATAGCGGCGGATGTCGGGATGCGTGACGGTCAGCGCCTCGTGGCGGCGCAATTGGCGTTCGAACAGCGGGATGAGCGATCCGCTGGACCCCAGGACATTGCCGAACCGGACTGTCAGGAAACGGGGTGCATCGGGCTGGCCCTGTCCTTCCAGATCCAGCGCCTGACAATAAAGTTCGCCCAGCCGCTTGGTCGCGCCCATCAGCCCAACCGGGTTCACGGCCTTATCTGTCGATACCTGCACCATCGCACGGACGTGGAAACGCTTCACCGCATCGGCCACATTGCGGGTGCCCAGCGCGTTGGTCTGGATGCCCGAACAGACATTTGCCTCCACCAGCGGGACATGTTTCAGCGCGGCGGCGTGGAACACCAGTTCGGGACGGTGCTTGGCGAAGATGGCCATGACCGCTTCGCGCTGGCGCACGCTGCAAAGCAAGGCGGTGCGCTGGAGATCGGGATAGTCCTCCTGCAATTCCAGATCCACGTTGTAGAGATTGAACTCGCAGGCATCGAGCAGCAGCAGTTCGCTGGGCGCGAAGGTGGCGATCTGGCGCACCAGTTCGCGTCCGATCGAGCCGCCGGCGCCGGTGACGAGAACGCGCCGGCCCCTGACGGCGCGGCCGACGATCATCGGATCGAGCGATGCCTGCGGCCGATCGAGCAGATCGGCGAGGTTGATCGGCTGGAGTTCCAACTGGGCCAGGCTGTTCTTGTCGAGCACCATCGGCGGCGATGCCCGCGCCACCGAAAGGCCGAGCGTTTCGGCCTGGGACACCAGACTCAGCATGCGGGGGCCGGTGTGGTTGGTCGATCCGTTGGCAAGGATCACGCAGGCCGGGCGATGGCCGGTCGCGGCCAGCTTGCTGACCACGATTTCCAGCGAGTCGACCGATCCGAGTATGGGGACTCCGCGCACCCGCAGGCTGAGATTGACGCCGCTATCGTCCGTATCGTCGAGAATGCCGACGGCGCGATAGCCGGCGGATTCATCGATCGCCAGTTGCCGCAGGATGATTTCGGCCTGTTCGGCGGATCCGATGATCAATGTCGGGCGGCGGGCTTTCATCTCGGTGGCCGGCAACAGATGGTTGCCCACGCCACGCCGGAATGTTTCGCGCGCAACCCGGCGCGCGACGCGGACTCCGCCCAGCATCACCACCAGGATGAACCAT encodes:
- a CDS encoding DegT/DnrJ/EryC1/StrS family aminotransferase, which codes for MPSPALTHPTLAHDRDAPKTVHFAPAVIHSRWPTHDEDEIAAVVDVLRSGRVNALCHGDRCRTFEQSFAAMCAMPHALSVSNGTVALELALRVLGIDAGDEVIVTARSFVASASCVITCGAKPVFADVDPVSQNLTAQSIAAVLTPRTRAIIVVHLGGFPAAMDEIMVLAEAYGLKVIEDCAQAHGARFHGQPVGSFGDVAAFSFCTDKIMSTGGEGGMLVLRTRAQWEKAWSLSNHGKDFTKAHLPGGGAFRWIHDDFGSNCRMTEMQAAIGSIQLAKLPGWTATRRRNAGILLETLGGLLNLRLVQPPGECDHAYYAFYAFTPTDPPHSAAFRDRIVAQMNDAGMPCQSGSCPEIYREQAFLAAGHTPKQSLPIARQLGQTSIKLPVDQTLAPREMQEIGRTLAGILKAECE
- a CDS encoding polysaccharide biosynthesis protein — encoded protein: MPKPLRVLRHVSLVLLDAFAAGASLVIALHLRMSGAVPDAMMAGLIDVLPITVAIAIGIFHVVGLYNRSWRFVSLGDLGLVFEAATIAIILSIVALIFMQRIAWMPASVPIIQWFILVVMLGGVRVARRVARETFRRGVGNHLLPATEMKARRPTLIIGSAEQAEIILRQLAIDESAGYRAVGILDDTDDSGVNLSLRVRGVPILGSVDSLEIVVSKLAATGHRPACVILANGSTNHTGPRMLSLVSQAETLGLSVARASPPMVLDKNSLAQLELQPINLADLLDRPQASLDPMIVGRAVRGRRVLVTGAGGSIGRELVRQIATFAPSELLLLDACEFNLYNVDLELQEDYPDLQRTALLCSVRQREAVMAIFAKHRPELVFHAAALKHVPLVEANVCSGIQTNALGTRNVADAVKRFHVRAMVQVSTDKAVNPVGLMGATKRLGELYCQALDLEGQGQPDAPRFLTVRFGNVLGSSGSLIPLFERQLRRHEALTVTHPDIRRYFMTIFEAVQLILQSMARALEGDLCRGRIFVLDMGEPIRIIDIAQRMIRLGGLEPNRDVPIKIIGLRPGEKLYEELFDTNERCLQSPVDGVFEAEPNPIPLAQLNRVFDLLARLVVQGNVDRSRRLIMEVLARQSSRPTYQPAPQEAVASQPARAAQSRPVGPRPQAA